In one Mycobacteroides chelonae genomic region, the following are encoded:
- a CDS encoding methyltransferase family protein, with protein sequence MPEAIPSKTRLLVKLLVANIVSTLALGGLMVLAAGTWHWPQLWILGIEVTVLNLGVHLWLLNYNPALLAERLGSPRQPNQTSWDKVFVVFAIIGMPIWFAVPGLDHRWGWSMVPVWIQVVGAVLIAVSLLSMVLVFHANSFAAPVVKVQAERGHSIVDTGPYAYVRHPMYSGAIPFLMGMPLLLGSWYGLIGSMATVLALGFRAIGEEHLLTQELDGYPEYAARVRYRLIPGVW encoded by the coding sequence ATGCCCGAGGCCATTCCGTCGAAGACGCGGCTGCTGGTCAAGCTGCTCGTCGCTAACATCGTGTCCACTCTCGCCTTGGGCGGGCTCATGGTCCTGGCTGCGGGAACCTGGCATTGGCCCCAACTCTGGATCCTCGGTATCGAGGTCACCGTCCTGAACCTCGGTGTGCACCTCTGGCTGCTCAACTACAACCCGGCGCTGCTCGCCGAGCGGCTCGGCTCACCCCGCCAGCCCAACCAAACCTCATGGGACAAAGTCTTCGTGGTGTTCGCCATCATCGGCATGCCGATCTGGTTCGCGGTACCCGGGCTCGACCATCGCTGGGGTTGGTCAATGGTGCCGGTCTGGATTCAGGTCGTGGGCGCGGTACTCATCGCCGTCTCGCTGCTGTCCATGGTGCTCGTCTTCCACGCCAACAGCTTTGCCGCGCCCGTCGTGAAGGTGCAGGCAGAGCGTGGACATTCGATCGTTGATACCGGCCCCTATGCCTACGTCCGCCATCCCATGTACTCGGGGGCGATCCCGTTCCTTATGGGCATGCCCCTGCTGCTGGGCTCCTGGTACGGATTGATCGGGTCGATGGCGACCGTCCTCGCGTTGGGATTCCGCGCAATCGGGGAAGAGCACCTGCTCACCCAGGAACTCGACGGCTATCCCGAGTACGCGGCCCGGGTGCGCTACCGGCTGATTCCGGGCGTGTGGTGA
- a CDS encoding arylamine N-acetyltransferase family protein: MWNGDELALDEYLAFIGFDGARSPSLDTLRRLQRGHVLNVKWENLDAVLHKHVALDIPAVQAKLLRGPRGGYCYEHVALFAAVLERLGFDFFGIQGRVQMGATTIRPATHGMLVVRLDGQQWLCDVGFGTSPLAPIRIVDEATIDDGSWTYQLLRGKVTPGADGWTLSEAAGDGTLPGWMSRYTFVLEPQYPIDYRAASYFVASSPHSPFSTRVFVQKITPDHAYILDHRELHDIRPGIGRKTRQLVPAEVVVTLRDIFGIELKNDDSSLLLERLAQQ; this comes from the coding sequence ATGTGGAACGGAGACGAGCTCGCGCTCGACGAATACCTGGCCTTCATAGGCTTCGACGGCGCCCGGTCGCCGTCCCTGGACACCCTGCGGCGCCTACAGCGCGGGCACGTCCTGAACGTCAAGTGGGAGAACCTCGATGCGGTGCTGCACAAGCACGTCGCACTGGATATCCCGGCGGTTCAGGCGAAGCTGCTGCGCGGGCCCCGCGGCGGCTACTGCTACGAGCACGTCGCCCTGTTCGCAGCGGTTCTGGAGCGCCTCGGCTTCGACTTCTTCGGAATTCAGGGGCGCGTGCAAATGGGCGCCACCACCATTCGGCCGGCGACGCACGGCATGCTCGTGGTCCGGCTCGACGGACAACAGTGGCTCTGCGATGTCGGATTCGGCACCAGCCCTCTTGCCCCGATACGCATTGTCGACGAGGCCACCATCGACGACGGATCGTGGACGTACCAACTGCTGCGCGGCAAGGTCACACCCGGCGCCGACGGCTGGACCCTGTCGGAGGCCGCCGGGGACGGAACGCTGCCGGGGTGGATGAGCCGGTACACCTTCGTGCTGGAACCGCAGTACCCGATCGACTATCGCGCCGCGAGTTACTTCGTCGCATCGAGTCCCCATTCACCCTTCAGTACAAGGGTTTTCGTACAGAAGATCACGCCCGATCACGCGTACATCCTGGACCACCGCGAGCTGCACGACATCCGGCCCGGCATAGGCCGCAAGACCCGGCAGCTGGTACCCGCGGAAGTCGTGGTGACACTGCGCGACATCTTCGGTATCGAACTGAAGAACGATGACTCGTCACTGCTGTTGGAACGGCTGGCACAGCAGTAA